The following are encoded in a window of Gossypium raimondii isolate GPD5lz chromosome 13, ASM2569854v1, whole genome shotgun sequence genomic DNA:
- the LOC105781615 gene encoding transcription factor HHO6-like produces the protein MQVDGLTNDQVQSHLQKYWLHTRRLPATTTTTTPANQSGLVLGGGHAWMCQDQFGESSKGSRSQSGSPQGPLQLATNTGGTSSTGCESIEDDGDAKSECYSWKSHVQKPRKNNV, from the exons ATGCAAGTAGATGGCTTAACCAATGATCAAGTTCAGAGTCATTTGCAG AAATACTGGCTACACACACGAAGACTTCCAGCTACCACAACAACAACAACCCCTGCAAATCAATCAGGCCTTGTTTTGGGTGGTGGTCATGCATGGATGTGTCAAGATCAGTTTGGAGAATCCTCGAAAGGGAGCAGGTCGCAGTCGGGTTCCCCTCAAGGTCCTCTCCAGTTAGCCACAAACACCGGAGGGACCTCCAGTACAGGGTGTGAGAGCATAGAAGATGATGGAGATGCAAAATCCGAGTGCTATAGTTGGAAAAGCCATGTTCAGAAACCCAGAAAAAACAATGTATAG